The Chloroflexota bacterium region ATGCTGTCTCGGGGATTAGATTCGAGAGAAATGAGCTCGGCGACCTCATTAATCAACGCCTCATCGCCGAGGCGGCCACCATGGAGTAGCCTCTCTGTTTGTTCTGGGCGGAATGGCACTACAGCTACCGGACCCAGGGCGATGCGCACCCAGCGGAATCGTTGTGCGGCCAGGTCAGCCGAGAGCACCACAGCCGCGTTCAGGATGGGTAGGGCCAGGGCACGGCGCCTGGCCAAACGCTGGAAGGCGCTCCCCCTGGCTGGTTCGGGAAGGTGGAACTCCAATGCGGTGACTATTTCACGGCTGGGGTCCACGGCTGAGAGCCCTACTCCCCGGTAGAGCTCCCGTATGGGCACCTTGCGCTCCCCCTCCAGGGAGGAGATAGAAGCCATCGCCTCGAGAGCCACCAGGGCTAAAGCCCCATCGGCCGCTGGTTGGGCGTTTACCACGTTACCCACCAGCGTCCCCATATTACGAATTTGAGGTCCGCCAACC contains the following coding sequences:
- a CDS encoding xanthine dehydrogenase family protein subunit M, with translation MLWERYLLPQSVEEALAILAEYRGQARIVAGGTDLIVELKQRQRRLRALVDITHIRSLHYLEANNGLVRIGATITHAEAAASQMLQEYAPVLSQACAQVGGPQIRNMGTLVGNVVNAQPAADGALALVALEAMASISSLEGERKVPIRELYRGVGLSAVDPSREIVTALEFHLPEPARGSAFQRLARRRALALPILNAAVVLSADLAAQRFRWVRIALGPVAVVPFRPEQTERLLHGGRLGDEALINEVAELISLESNPRDSIRGGREYRKEMVKVLVKRAIKGALHVAGVGHD